A stretch of the Pseudomonas sp. ACM7 genome encodes the following:
- a CDS encoding PQQ-binding-like beta-propeller repeat protein codes for MKQSAAQILREYGPFAGVDKVHGVTWDGQHVWFATGDKLNALDPESGKTLRSIDVAAHAGTAFDGQHLFQIAEDRIQKIDPQTGSVLATIPAPGGSDSGLTWAEGTLWVGEYRDRKIHQIDPETGAILRTLESNRFVTGVTWVEGQLWHGTWEEDESELRHIDSTTGEVLESVKLPAGVGVSGLESDGGDQFFCGGGGSGKVRALRRPK; via the coding sequence ATGAAACAGTCAGCAGCCCAAATCCTTCGTGAATATGGACCCTTTGCCGGTGTCGACAAGGTGCATGGCGTCACCTGGGACGGCCAGCACGTGTGGTTTGCCACCGGCGACAAACTCAACGCCCTGGACCCTGAAAGTGGCAAGACACTGCGTTCAATCGATGTCGCCGCCCATGCCGGCACCGCCTTCGATGGCCAGCACCTGTTCCAGATCGCCGAGGATCGCATCCAGAAAATTGACCCGCAGACCGGTAGTGTACTCGCGACTATCCCGGCACCTGGCGGCAGTGACTCAGGGCTGACGTGGGCGGAAGGCACGTTGTGGGTCGGCGAGTATCGGGATCGCAAGATTCATCAGATCGATCCCGAGACCGGCGCGATTCTGCGCACCCTCGAATCCAACCGCTTTGTCACCGGGGTGACCTGGGTCGAAGGTCAGCTGTGGCATGGCACCTGGGAAGAAGACGAGAGTGAGCTACGCCATATCGATTCGACCACCGGCGAGGTGTTGGAGAGCGTGAAGCTGCCGGCGGGCGTCGGCGTATCGGGGCTTGAATCGGACGGCGGCGATCAGTTTTTCTGCGGCGGCGGTGGCAGCGGAAAGGTGAGGGCGCTGCGGCGCCCTAAATAA
- a CDS encoding Ohr family peroxiredoxin — MSKIEKVLATGKTHTTVSDAGNTSRGHDGSLDITLSTPGNAKPAHVFAATQPHPTAEQLFAGAWSACYTAAVGLVAGEMNVVLPSDLSVDIEVDLGQTGPAYFLQARLTLRVPGLSDDIATTLAHTADQICPYSKATRGNIDVALNVLTA, encoded by the coding sequence ATGAGCAAGATCGAAAAAGTACTGGCCACCGGCAAAACCCACACCACCGTCAGCGACGCTGGCAACACCTCGCGCGGCCATGACGGCAGCCTCGACATCACCCTGTCGACGCCTGGCAACGCCAAGCCCGCCCACGTGTTTGCAGCCACCCAGCCGCACCCGACTGCCGAGCAACTGTTCGCCGGCGCCTGGTCGGCCTGCTACACCGCCGCCGTCGGGCTGGTGGCCGGTGAGATGAACGTGGTGTTGCCGTCGGATTTGTCCGTCGACATCGAAGTCGATCTGGGTCAGACCGGTCCGGCCTACTTCCTTCAGGCTCGATTGACCCTGCGCGTACCGGGCTTGTCGGACGATATCGCGACGACACTGGCGCACACCGCCGATCAAATCTGCCCGTACTCGAAAGCGACGCGGGGTAACATTGACGTGGCCCTGAACGTCCTCACGGCTTGA
- a CDS encoding CAP domain-containing protein has translation MRQTRLSVRVASLCFIPLFSLFANPVHAGAERQLVEAINDYRAHPDRCSGRAGRALSPLALKSNLALPIGYGGGLRDRLKASGYQAVTVRTIRVVGAQDADEAFDMLQSDYCGALLDTQYADIGVSRARSEWQVVLAQPVLDSRVGDSRAVSKALLAQVNAARSKPRLCGRQRFAAARPLTWNAALGAAAQGHSKAMAYGNYFAHQDPDGDMPADRARAAGFRGRQIGENIAAGQGSPSKAMSGWLASPGHCANLMNPMFTQMGAAYAADARSDEGVYWTMLFGAR, from the coding sequence ATGCGCCAAACCCGCCTGTCCGTTCGCGTTGCCTCGCTCTGTTTCATTCCTCTGTTTTCCCTGTTCGCCAACCCCGTCCATGCCGGTGCCGAAAGGCAGTTGGTGGAAGCCATCAACGACTACCGCGCTCACCCCGATCGCTGCTCGGGGCGTGCGGGTCGAGCGTTATCGCCGCTGGCGTTGAAGTCGAACCTGGCCTTGCCGATCGGCTATGGCGGCGGTTTGCGCGATCGATTGAAAGCGTCCGGCTATCAGGCAGTGACCGTGCGCACGATTCGCGTGGTCGGTGCGCAGGATGCCGATGAGGCCTTCGACATGCTCCAGAGTGATTACTGCGGGGCGCTGCTCGATACCCAATACGCCGACATTGGCGTCAGTCGCGCCCGAAGTGAGTGGCAGGTGGTGCTGGCGCAGCCCGTGCTGGACAGTCGCGTGGGTGATTCGCGAGCCGTCAGCAAAGCGTTGCTGGCACAGGTCAATGCGGCACGCTCAAAGCCGCGGCTCTGCGGTCGTCAGCGCTTCGCCGCCGCACGGCCATTGACCTGGAACGCAGCCCTGGGCGCTGCGGCGCAAGGGCATAGCAAGGCGATGGCCTACGGCAACTACTTCGCCCACCAGGACCCCGACGGTGACATGCCCGCGGACCGGGCGCGAGCCGCTGGTTTCCGTGGCCGGCAGATCGGCGAGAACATCGCTGCCGGCCAGGGCTCACCGAGCAAGGCCATGTCGGGCTGGCTGGCCAGCCCGGGGCATTGCGCCAACCTGATGAATCCGATGTTTACTCAGATGGGTGCAGCCTATGCGGCGGACGCGCGCAGTGATGAGGGGGTTTATTGGACGATGTTGTTTGGGGCGCGTTGA
- a CDS encoding glutathione S-transferase family protein: MSLTLYYHPLSSFCHKVLIALYENAVEFEKRIIDLANDADRAELQALWPLGKFPVIRDHAGQRNVAETTIIIEYLDRFYPGEHPLVPNDWDTALEVRLWDRVCDHYLQAPLQQIVLDRLRGAHGDLSRERSTLRTTYGMLDHQLASRIWLASADFSLADCAAAPALFYASTLEPFPNDYGHLKAYFDRLMSRPSVKRVIDEARPWFSFYPFAEAIPERFRQTPDNT; the protein is encoded by the coding sequence ATGTCGCTGACTCTTTACTACCATCCGCTGTCGTCGTTCTGCCACAAAGTGCTCATCGCGCTCTATGAAAACGCTGTCGAATTCGAGAAGCGGATCATCGATCTCGCCAACGATGCAGACAGAGCAGAGCTGCAAGCGCTGTGGCCGCTCGGCAAGTTCCCGGTCATCCGCGACCACGCTGGCCAGCGCAACGTGGCAGAGACCACGATCATCATCGAATACCTGGACCGATTTTATCCAGGTGAACATCCGCTCGTTCCCAACGATTGGGACACCGCACTGGAAGTCCGCTTGTGGGACCGTGTGTGCGACCACTATCTACAGGCGCCGCTGCAACAGATTGTGCTTGATCGCCTACGCGGCGCTCACGGCGATTTGAGCAGAGAACGTTCCACACTGCGGACGACGTACGGCATGCTCGACCACCAATTGGCCTCCAGAATCTGGCTCGCCAGTGCAGATTTCAGCCTGGCCGATTGCGCCGCGGCCCCGGCACTTTTCTATGCCAGTACGCTCGAGCCGTTTCCCAACGACTACGGTCACTTGAAAGCCTATTTCGACAGGCTGATGAGCAGACCGTCCGTCAAGCGGGTCATCGACGAAGCCAGGCCATGGTTTTCGTTTTATCCATTTGCGGAGGCCATCCCGGAGCGATTTCGCCAGACACCGGACAACACCTGA
- a CDS encoding DMT family transporter — MERTLQNPMTEKTASGWLNGFIGVLIFSGSLPATRLAVLEFDPVFLTVARAAIAGLLALCMLVLFKEKRPAKRQLLPLAIVAMGVVVGFPLLTALALQYVTSAHSIVFVGLLPLSTAVFGVLRGGERPRPVFWFFSVLGSALVVGFAISQGLTASPTGDILMLLAILACGLGYAEGAKLSRTLGGWQVISWALLLSLPVMVPLTWLMAPASFSGITPSAWLSLAYVSIFSMLIGFVFWYRGLAQGGIAAVGQLQLLQPFFGLALAATLLHEHVSIGMLGVTVAVILCVAGARKFSK, encoded by the coding sequence ATGGAACGGACCCTGCAAAACCCAATGACGGAAAAGACCGCGAGCGGATGGCTCAACGGATTTATCGGCGTGCTGATTTTCAGCGGCTCGCTGCCGGCCACACGGTTGGCCGTGCTGGAATTCGACCCGGTTTTCCTGACCGTTGCCCGAGCGGCGATTGCCGGGCTTCTGGCGCTTTGCATGCTGGTGCTGTTTAAAGAAAAACGTCCTGCCAAGCGTCAGCTTTTGCCCTTGGCGATCGTGGCAATGGGCGTTGTAGTAGGATTTCCGCTGCTGACGGCGCTGGCGCTTCAGTACGTGACGTCGGCGCATTCCATCGTCTTCGTTGGCTTGTTGCCACTCTCCACTGCGGTGTTCGGCGTATTGCGCGGAGGGGAACGTCCGCGACCGGTGTTCTGGTTCTTCTCGGTGCTGGGCAGCGCGTTGGTCGTGGGATTTGCCATCTCTCAAGGCCTGACCGCTTCGCCGACCGGCGACATTCTCATGCTGCTGGCCATCCTCGCCTGCGGGCTGGGTTATGCCGAAGGCGCAAAGCTTTCAAGAACCCTGGGAGGCTGGCAGGTCATCTCTTGGGCGTTGCTGCTGTCGCTGCCCGTCATGGTCCCGCTGACCTGGCTCATGGCCCCGGCTTCGTTCTCGGGAATCACCCCATCCGCGTGGCTCAGCCTGGCGTACGTATCGATCTTCAGCATGCTGATCGGTTTCGTATTCTGGTACCGCGGGTTGGCCCAAGGGGGGATTGCTGCCGTCGGCCAGCTGCAACTGCTGCAGCCATTTTTTGGTTTGGCGCTGGCGGCCACCCTGCTTCACGAGCACGTCAGCATCGGCATGCTGGGGGTTACCGTCGCGGTGATCCTTTGCGTGGCCGGGGCGCGAAAGTTTTCGAAGTAA
- a CDS encoding LysR family transcriptional regulator, which produces MDLVQLEIFKAVAEHGSISAAAQHIHRVPSNLTTRIKQLELDLGVDLFIREKSRLRLSPAGWSFLDYARRILDLVQEARAAVAGEEPQGSFPLGSLESTAAVRIPELLAAYNQKHAKVELDLSTGPSGTMIDGVLSGRLAAAFVDGSVLHPALEGVPAFEEEMVVIAPLNHSPIHRARDVNGENIYAFRSNCSYRHHFESWFAKDAAVPGKIFEMESYHGMLACVSAGAGLALMPRSMLNSMPGCTTVSVWPLSESFRYLRTWLVWRRGTVSQSLTMFVRLLEERGVVRDEVAR; this is translated from the coding sequence TTGGATCTGGTTCAGCTGGAAATTTTCAAAGCCGTCGCCGAGCACGGCAGCATCAGCGCGGCGGCTCAGCACATCCATCGGGTGCCTTCGAACCTGACGACGCGGATCAAGCAGCTGGAGCTGGATCTGGGCGTGGACCTGTTTATCCGCGAGAAGAGCCGCCTGCGCCTGTCGCCGGCCGGCTGGAGTTTTCTGGACTATGCCCGGCGCATTCTCGACCTGGTCCAGGAGGCTCGCGCGGCGGTGGCGGGCGAAGAACCGCAGGGATCGTTTCCCTTGGGGTCACTGGAGAGTACCGCTGCGGTGCGCATCCCTGAGTTGTTGGCCGCGTATAACCAGAAGCACGCCAAGGTCGAGTTGGACCTGTCCACCGGACCTTCGGGGACCATGATCGATGGGGTGTTGTCGGGACGATTGGCGGCAGCGTTTGTCGATGGATCGGTGCTGCACCCGGCACTGGAAGGCGTGCCGGCGTTTGAGGAGGAGATGGTAGTGATCGCACCGCTCAACCATTCCCCCATCCATCGTGCGCGGGATGTTAATGGCGAAAACATCTATGCCTTTCGCTCCAATTGTTCCTACCGCCACCACTTCGAAAGCTGGTTCGCCAAGGACGCGGCGGTGCCCGGCAAGATTTTCGAAATGGAGTCCTATCACGGCATGCTGGCGTGCGTCAGCGCCGGTGCGGGCCTGGCGCTGATGCCCCGCAGCATGCTCAACAGCATGCCCGGATGCACCACCGTGAGCGTCTGGCCGTTATCGGAATCGTTCCGCTATTTGCGCACCTGGCTGGTGTGGCGCCGGGGAACGGTGTCGCAAAGTCTGACCATGTTTGTGCGCTTGCTGGAGGAGCGCGGGGTGGTGCGGGATGAAGTGGCGCGCTAG
- a CDS encoding aldo/keto reductase → MLTRAIPSSAELLPIVGLGTYRGFDVEPSSPAYKQLPAVLRALFEKGGKVIDSSPMYGRAEQTTGELLSIHEPRSPAFLTTKVWTRGRQEGIAQMEQSFKLLQTDRIDLMQIHNLLDWKTHLPTLRKWKEEGRIRYIGITHYTASAYDEVEAVLKAEPLDFLQINYALDDRGVEKRILPLCRERGVAVICNRPFGGGDLLARLKDKPLPRWAADVRVNSWAQLALKFLLTHSAVTCVIPGTGNPRYMAENAGAGFGPMLTGAQREQLIDVVG, encoded by the coding sequence ATGCTGACCCGGGCCATTCCATCCAGCGCCGAACTCTTACCGATCGTCGGGCTGGGTACGTATCGCGGTTTTGATGTCGAGCCTTCAAGTCCCGCTTACAAGCAGTTGCCCGCTGTGCTGCGCGCGTTGTTCGAGAAGGGCGGGAAGGTGATCGACAGTTCGCCGATGTACGGTCGCGCCGAACAGACGACCGGTGAACTGCTGTCGATTCATGAACCGCGCTCGCCGGCGTTTCTGACCACCAAGGTGTGGACCCGTGGCCGCCAAGAAGGCATCGCGCAGATGGAACAGTCCTTCAAACTGCTGCAGACCGACCGGATCGACCTGATGCAGATACACAACCTGCTGGACTGGAAAACCCATTTGCCGACCTTACGCAAATGGAAGGAGGAAGGGCGCATTCGTTACATCGGCATCACCCATTACACGGCGTCGGCGTATGACGAAGTGGAAGCGGTGCTCAAGGCTGAGCCATTGGACTTTTTGCAGATCAACTATGCCCTGGACGATCGCGGCGTCGAGAAGCGCATTCTGCCGCTGTGTCGCGAGCGGGGCGTGGCGGTGATCTGCAATCGGCCCTTCGGCGGCGGTGATTTGCTCGCCCGCTTGAAGGACAAACCGTTACCGCGCTGGGCCGCGGATGTGAGGGTCAATAGCTGGGCGCAACTGGCGCTCAAGTTCCTGCTGACGCATTCGGCGGTGACTTGCGTGATCCCCGGCACCGGCAACCCGCGTTATATGGCAGAAAATGCCGGTGCAGGTTTCGGTCCGATGCTGACGGGGGCGCAGCGCGAGCAGTTGATTGACGTGGTGGGGTAG
- a CDS encoding nuclear transport factor 2 family protein: protein MTTQLLAKEHINVVVRNYVEGMVFADEALLRQAFHPSCRIIGHYEEKLEWASLEEFISAIKAEGPAAKEVKPFWEVLSVDVTGDAAAVKVTDEYLGMRFTDYLSLLNINYRWMIVNKLYYLNE from the coding sequence ATGACGACTCAACTGCTGGCTAAAGAACACATCAACGTGGTGGTCCGCAATTATGTAGAAGGCATGGTGTTCGCTGATGAAGCCTTGCTGCGACAGGCCTTTCATCCTTCTTGCCGCATCATTGGCCATTACGAAGAAAAGCTTGAATGGGCATCCCTGGAGGAATTTATCAGCGCGATCAAGGCCGAGGGGCCGGCAGCCAAAGAAGTCAAACCGTTTTGGGAAGTACTCAGCGTCGATGTCACGGGTGATGCCGCCGCGGTAAAAGTCACTGATGAGTATCTCGGCATGCGATTTACCGATTATCTGTCGCTACTGAACATCAATTACCGCTGGATGATTGTGAACAAGCTGTATTACCTGAACGAATAG
- a CDS encoding alpha/beta hydrolase encodes MPPTKVSRMPRILVSIVVIIAVVYLALCAALFIFQRALIYFPQPRAVGTSATLLTLTVDDAQVLVSVRPHEGPNALIYFGGNAEDVSRSLPSFSKAFADRALYLLHYRGYGGSSGSPSEEMISRDAMTLFDLVYATHPHITVVGRSLGSGVAVRLASQRPAARLVLITPYNSVLELAARQFPIFPVKWLLKDTFESWKYAAHITVPTLLIAAEHDEVIPRSSTERLFTHFANGVASLKVIPGTGHNSISESPEYLKVLGGGL; translated from the coding sequence ATGCCGCCCACTAAAGTTAGCCGAATGCCACGAATCCTGGTGTCAATCGTCGTCATCATCGCCGTTGTGTATCTGGCGCTCTGCGCTGCGCTGTTCATCTTCCAGCGCGCCCTCATCTACTTCCCGCAACCCCGCGCTGTCGGCACCTCGGCAACTCTGCTCACGCTGACAGTCGACGACGCGCAGGTGCTGGTCTCCGTCCGACCGCACGAGGGGCCCAATGCATTGATCTATTTCGGTGGCAATGCCGAGGATGTCTCCCGGAGCCTGCCTTCGTTTTCCAAAGCCTTTGCCGATCGTGCCCTCTACTTGCTGCACTACAGAGGCTACGGTGGCAGTTCCGGATCGCCCTCCGAGGAGATGATTTCGCGCGACGCCATGACCTTGTTTGACTTGGTCTACGCCACCCATCCACACATTACGGTGGTCGGTCGCAGCCTGGGCTCGGGCGTCGCCGTGCGCCTCGCCAGCCAACGCCCGGCGGCGCGTCTGGTGCTGATCACGCCCTACAACAGTGTTTTAGAACTCGCCGCCCGGCAGTTCCCCATCTTCCCGGTGAAATGGTTGCTCAAGGACACCTTTGAATCCTGGAAGTACGCCGCCCACATCACGGTGCCGACGCTCTTGATCGCGGCGGAGCACGACGAAGTGATACCGCGTTCCAGCACCGAGCGGCTCTTCACGCATTTCGCCAACGGGGTGGCGTCGCTGAAGGTCATTCCGGGTACGGGGCATAACTCAATATCCGAGAGCCCCGAGTACCTCAAGGTGTTGGGGGGTGGTTTGTAA
- a CDS encoding MarR family winged helix-turn-helix transcriptional regulator, translating to MKSTDNAATDNLKLSEFLCFAVYSTNLAFGKAYKPILEQLGLTYTQYITIVALWEEDNQTVGSLGEKLFLESNTLTPILKKLEAMGFLQRQRDPEDERQVRISLTKNGRQLRESQPEMGLADATGLTLDEFTTMQKAIVKLRNNLIKSTKAGE from the coding sequence ATGAAATCCACCGACAACGCCGCCACCGACAACCTGAAGCTCTCCGAATTCCTGTGTTTTGCGGTCTATTCCACCAACCTGGCCTTCGGCAAGGCTTACAAGCCGATACTCGAGCAGCTTGGGCTGACCTACACGCAATACATCACCATCGTCGCGCTGTGGGAGGAAGATAATCAGACCGTGGGCAGCCTGGGCGAGAAGCTGTTTCTGGAATCGAACACCCTGACCCCGATCCTGAAGAAGCTGGAAGCGATGGGCTTTTTGCAAAGGCAGCGCGATCCCGAGGACGAGCGCCAGGTGCGGATCAGCCTGACGAAGAACGGTCGACAGCTGCGCGAAAGCCAACCGGAAATGGGCCTCGCAGACGCGACGGGCCTGACGCTCGACGAGTTCACGACCATGCAGAAGGCGATCGTGAAGCTGCGCAACAATCTCATCAAGTCGACGAAAGCCGGGGAATAA
- a CDS encoding Ohr family peroxiredoxin — MNKIEKVLATGKTHTTFSDGDNSSCGLAIQLSSPGNPRLAHEFAAIVPHPTAEQFFAGAWSACYTAAVELAAKNMKVTLPPNLAVDIEVDLGQTGPAYFLQARLNLRVPGLAQDVATELAHAADQICPYSKATRGNIDVVINALTA, encoded by the coding sequence ATGAACAAGATCGAAAAAGTCCTGGCCACAGGCAAAACCCACACGACGTTCAGCGACGGTGACAACTCTTCCTGCGGCCTCGCCATCCAGCTCTCGTCGCCTGGAAACCCTAGACTGGCACACGAGTTCGCAGCCATTGTGCCGCACCCAACGGCAGAGCAGTTTTTCGCCGGCGCATGGTCGGCCTGCTACACCGCTGCCGTCGAGCTGGCGGCGAAAAATATGAAGGTGACGCTGCCGCCCAATCTGGCCGTTGATATTGAGGTCGATCTGGGCCAGACCGGTCCGGCCTACTTCCTCCAGGCCCGGCTGAATCTTCGCGTGCCAGGCTTGGCACAAGACGTCGCGACGGAGCTGGCGCACGCCGCAGACCAAATCTGCCCGTACTCGAAGGCAACGCGCGGCAATATCGACGTTGTCATCAACGCCCTGACCGCATGA
- a CDS encoding PLP-dependent aminotransferase family protein, translating to MPRSRYKSLVDALAADIRSGRLLPGTRLPTHRQLAATEGLALVTASRVYAELEAMGLVSGETGRGTFVRETSLPPGLGIDQKNVAVGMTDLNFNYPSLPGQAELLRNALRQLASGGDLESLLRYQPHAGRLHERASVARHLLARGLTVDAEQVLMVSGAQHGLAVTMMALLQPGDVIAADALTYSGFIVLAEALHLEIVPIPVTEQGPDLKALDSLCRSRRVRAVYTMPTLHNPLGWVMSADQRESLVTIARRHDLLIIEDAAYAFLAENPPAPIAQLAPERTVYVSGLSKSVATGLRVGFVAAPTEKVPALERTIRATTWNTPGVLTAIASTWLDDGTVMQLEAEKRQDAQARQTMAAEVLAGLPCIRHPSSYFLWLPLSEDARADQIAAALLREKVAVSTAEPFATSAHVPHAIRLALGSAEMGALREALEKVKWVIGAYS from the coding sequence ATGCCTCGCTCACGGTACAAGTCATTAGTGGATGCTTTGGCGGCTGACATCCGGTCTGGCCGGTTGTTGCCGGGCACGCGCTTGCCGACGCATCGCCAACTGGCGGCCACAGAAGGGTTGGCGCTGGTGACCGCCAGTCGGGTCTACGCTGAGCTCGAAGCCATGGGTCTGGTCAGCGGCGAGACGGGGCGAGGCACGTTCGTGCGGGAAACGTCGTTGCCGCCGGGCTTGGGTATCGACCAGAAAAACGTCGCAGTGGGCATGACCGACCTCAACTTCAACTATCCCTCGCTGCCAGGGCAGGCAGAGCTCTTGCGAAATGCACTGCGCCAGCTCGCCTCGGGCGGAGATCTGGAATCCCTGTTGCGCTACCAGCCACACGCCGGGCGTCTGCATGAGCGTGCTTCTGTTGCACGCCACTTACTCGCCCGAGGGCTGACGGTGGATGCCGAGCAAGTGTTAATGGTCAGTGGCGCCCAGCATGGGCTGGCCGTGACGATGATGGCCCTGCTGCAACCCGGTGATGTGATTGCAGCGGATGCGCTGACCTATTCAGGATTCATCGTGCTGGCCGAAGCCTTGCACCTTGAAATCGTGCCCATTCCCGTGACCGAACAGGGACCTGATCTGAAGGCGCTGGATAGTCTGTGCCGGAGTCGCCGCGTGCGGGCGGTGTACACGATGCCGACGCTGCACAATCCACTGGGATGGGTGATGAGTGCCGATCAGCGCGAGTCGCTGGTCACGATTGCGCGCAGGCATGACTTGCTCATCATCGAGGACGCCGCCTATGCCTTCCTTGCCGAGAACCCGCCGGCACCGATAGCGCAACTCGCCCCCGAGCGGACCGTGTACGTTTCAGGGCTCTCCAAGAGTGTGGCCACTGGGCTGCGCGTAGGCTTCGTCGCAGCCCCGACCGAAAAAGTGCCCGCGCTGGAGCGAACGATCAGGGCGACCACCTGGAATACCCCGGGCGTGCTGACGGCGATCGCGAGCACGTGGCTCGACGATGGCACCGTCATGCAACTGGAAGCTGAAAAACGCCAGGATGCGCAAGCCAGGCAAACCATGGCCGCAGAAGTGCTGGCGGGCCTTCCGTGCATTCGCCATCCGTCGTCCTATTTTCTTTGGCTGCCATTGTCTGAAGATGCGAGGGCAGACCAGATCGCCGCGGCGTTGCTGCGTGAAAAAGTGGCGGTTTCAACCGCCGAGCCTTTCGCCACGTCTGCTCATGTACCGCATGCGATTCGCTTGGCGCTGGGGTCGGCAGAGATGGGCGCACTGCGTGAGGCGCTTGAAAAAGTGAAGTGGGTGATTGGTGCTTATTCATAG
- a CDS encoding Ohr family peroxiredoxin — protein MSKIEKVLFTGKTHTTFSDATRAHGNLDIELSSPGNAKPAHVFAATQAHPSAEQLFAGAWSACYISAIEQIAKAKKVALPADVSVDIEVDLGQTGQAYFLQARFFVRLPGVAHDVATALAHAAHELCPYSKATLGNIDVAVNVLTA, from the coding sequence ATGAGCAAGATCGAAAAAGTACTGTTTACCGGCAAAACCCACACCACGTTCAGCGATGCGACCCGTGCCCACGGCAACCTCGACATCGAGCTGTCGTCGCCAGGTAACGCAAAACCGGCCCACGTGTTCGCAGCCACCCAAGCGCACCCGTCCGCCGAGCAACTGTTCGCCGGTGCATGGTCGGCCTGCTACATCTCCGCCATCGAACAGATAGCCAAGGCGAAAAAAGTGGCGCTGCCGGCCGATGTGTCCGTCGACATCGAGGTCGATCTGGGCCAGACCGGTCAGGCTTACTTCCTTCAGGCTCGATTCTTTGTCCGCTTGCCGGGCGTGGCACACGACGTCGCAACCGCACTGGCGCACGCCGCTCACGAACTCTGCCCGTACTCGAAAGCGACGCTGGGCAACATCGACGTGGCGGTGAACGTCCTGACGGCGTGA
- a CDS encoding aldehyde dehydrogenase family protein, with product MTQVSNLTHAISINPANGEQIGHYPFESASALDDALSRAAAGFRAWRSKPVDQRSQLLIALAQALRNNAAAMANMITLEMGKPITQARGEIEKCAQLCEWYAEHGPAMLSAEPTLVEGGKARIEYRPLGPILAVMPWNFPIWQVLRGAVPALIAGNTYVLKHAPNVMGSAYLLREAFKQADFPEGVFEVINVTPDGVSTAIADPRIAAVTLTGSVRAGIAIGAQAGAALKKCVLELGGSDPFIVLNDADLDEAVKAAVIGRYQNTGQVCAAAKRLIVEQGIVEEFTRKFVEATQKLVVGDPLAANTYIGPMARFDLRDELDQQVRDTLEEGATLLMGGKKAEGAGNFYEPTVFGDVTDQMTSFKQELFGPVASIITARDAAHALALANDSEFGLAATIYTRNVELAEQMAGELETGGVFINGYCASDPRVTFGGVKKSGFGRELSHFGVREFCNAQTVWLDRR from the coding sequence ATGACTCAAGTTTCCAACCTCACCCATGCCATTTCGATCAACCCCGCCAACGGCGAGCAGATCGGCCACTACCCTTTCGAATCCGCATCGGCACTGGACGATGCCCTGTCCCGCGCCGCTGCCGGGTTCCGCGCCTGGCGCAGCAAACCGGTTGATCAACGCTCGCAGTTGTTGATCGCCCTGGCTCAGGCCTTGCGCAATAACGCCGCCGCGATGGCGAACATGATCACCCTGGAAATGGGCAAGCCGATCACTCAGGCGCGCGGCGAAATCGAAAAGTGTGCGCAACTCTGCGAGTGGTACGCCGAGCACGGCCCCGCGATGTTGAGCGCTGAACCGACGCTGGTTGAAGGCGGCAAGGCGCGCATTGAATATCGCCCGCTCGGCCCGATTCTCGCGGTGATGCCGTGGAATTTCCCGATCTGGCAGGTCCTGCGCGGCGCGGTTCCAGCATTGATCGCCGGCAACACCTACGTGCTCAAACATGCGCCCAACGTGATGGGCAGCGCTTATCTGTTGCGGGAGGCCTTCAAGCAAGCCGACTTCCCCGAAGGTGTCTTCGAGGTCATCAATGTCACGCCGGATGGCGTCTCCACCGCAATCGCCGATCCACGCATCGCGGCAGTCACCCTCACCGGCAGCGTGCGAGCCGGCATCGCCATCGGCGCTCAAGCCGGTGCGGCGTTGAAGAAGTGTGTGCTGGAACTGGGCGGCTCCGATCCGTTCATCGTCCTTAACGATGCCGACCTCGACGAAGCGGTCAAAGCTGCCGTGATTGGCCGCTACCAGAACACCGGGCAAGTTTGCGCGGCGGCCAAACGCTTGATCGTCGAGCAAGGCATCGTCGAAGAATTCACGCGCAAGTTCGTCGAAGCCACGCAAAAACTGGTTGTCGGTGATCCACTGGCCGCCAACACCTACATCGGGCCGATGGCTCGCTTTGATCTGCGTGATGAACTGGATCAACAGGTGCGCGACACACTGGAAGAAGGTGCGACGTTGCTGATGGGCGGCAAGAAGGCTGAAGGCGCCGGCAATTTTTACGAGCCCACGGTCTTCGGTGATGTCACCGATCAGATGACCTCGTTCAAACAGGAACTGTTTGGCCCGGTGGCCTCGATCATCACGGCGCGCGATGCGGCGCATGCATTGGCACTGGCGAATGACAGTGAGTTCGGCCTAGCCGCAACCATTTACACACGCAACGTCGAGCTTGCCGAGCAGATGGCCGGTGAACTGGAAACCGGTGGTGTGTTTATCAATGGTTATTGCGCCTCCGACCCACGCGTCACCTTCGGCGGCGTGAAGAAAAGCGGTTTTGGCCGTGAGCTCTCGCATTTCGGCGTGCGCGAATTCTGCAATGCCCAGACGGTGTGGCTGGATCGGCGCTGA